TTCTGCAGCTGGGCGGCGAGTCTGTTGTTCTCGCGCTCCATGAGGAGCTTTTCCTCGGGCGAGGTGTTCTGGCTGGGCTTGACGAAGTCCGGAAAGACTTGCTTGGGAGCCATTTCACCGAGGGTGTGGTCGGGAATCACGGGCGGATTCTGCCGGTGGCTCTCCTGGTTTTGCTCGATTGCTAGCTGTCGGCGCGCCAGCTCTTCAGGACCACTGTTGTCAAGAATGGTAAGACAGACTAAATCGAGCGGATAGCCTTGAAAGTTTACCTCTGACTGCTCAGCCGTACCGGGAGCGGGGCTCGAAGGACGGAGAGGATATACGCGagttgccgccggcgtctGCATAGACGGCGGGACGGTCTCAAAAGGAAGTGCATTTGAGACGGCCTGATTCTCCAAGTAACCACCTGTAAAACGAAGATCAGAATGAAAACTTGAGCCAACTGCCTGGGGTGTCATATGGCTTCCAGGCTCAGAGTTGAAGTTGAAGTTGTTTGGATGCATATCGTGGTCCAGAAAGCCGTTGCTCATAACGGCACTCGGCGCAACTGGGGTAGTATCCGGAAACATCAATCCCTGGTTCTGAACCTGGCCGCTGGTACTATTACTCCGAAGCTCAGAATTTCCCTGGCCAGGAACCATGGAGTAATATGTGGTCATGATGACTGCTTCGAGGTCTGagcaagatggaggagattTCAAGGATTTGTTGATATAAGCAAGGAAGCCGAGGTGATTTCAAGTGTTGCTTCAGGATAAAATAGATAAAGAAGTAGTTATCTGCGTCAAGAAGTGGTTAGTTCTCGCCATTAAATACGTTTCTCGCGACATGCCTCAGCAAATGGTGCAACCCCAGAAACCAGGCCTCGTGAGCATTTCccacaacaccaccaagcaACGTAGCACACTGCTTTCCGGCCATGAAGGCATAGCCCAAGTagcaaacttggcatctaTCCTCTCACCGAAGATAAGGCCAGAAGACAAGATGCGATGGCTGTGGCTcgaaacaaacaaacacGGCTCACCCAACCCCGGGTCCCGGCCCCCTTGCCCCAACAAGGAAACGAGATTCAtaccttttttctttctttctgtTTTTGTGGTCTTGGAGACAGAGTATGACTCCTTGTATTATCAGTTTTCAGTTTCAACTTTCAGGAGAACCGTTTGTCGACGTGTTCACAAAGCAAGAGGTGATTCAGCAAACGCACCAACAGCAGTCCAGCCacggaagaggaagagatgTTATATGTTTCACCAGCACAGGTGGCGAAGAAAAAATGCGTAGACGTAGTCTGAATAACTCTCAGAGAATCAATGCTTTCGCTCGAGGGTGGCGTGTCGGAGAGAGAAAATCATAGATGGACgcccttggagaagaagaagaaaggtgCGGCTGCCGATGAGCCGTGCCGAAGGGGTGTGGCTTTAGGCAGCTCACTCAGTTGAGAGATCAGACCAATCCCATGTTATGGGCATTGGGGAGGCTGACCGCCTGCTTTGGCTACTTGGTGAGTTGTTATTGTCTTCTGTGTCTAGGAACCTGCAGCATGGTCGCGTTGGGGAGGGAGGTGACGCGGAGGAAAACGGGGGACGGACCATTCGCGTGCCAACACGTTACATGATGCAGTGAATGATGGGCGGAAGTTCAAGTCGCTTTCAAAAGCACATGATGCTAACAAGAACACTGATGTTGTGCTCTTTACAAGCAAACATCGAGAATAGTCTTGATAACCTATCGTCATGTGCGATGGTTGCAAGGCAGAAACCTGGACATCTTCGCCAGAGACAGTGCTGAATCACCTTCGAAATTGGCCAAGGCTTCGGTAAAACGATCATGCACGAAGAATGGAGTCGTAGCCCGGTGAAAAGTCTTCATCGAAGACAAAAAAACCGCCTTGGCATCTATTGACCAGACCGCCCGCGCCTCTCCCAAAGACTTCGATTTCAGATCCCACACGGCCCGCCCGGTTTGACCAAGTTCTAAAGCTAGGACAATCATCAGCAAGCATGGAAAATCGCTTTGGTGGATTTATATTGTATTCTTTCTTCGGCTTGCTGCTCAAACATCTCTTAAGGCGGGTGACAGTGCTAGGGGCAAGGTTGTGAGCAAGGCCGGACCTGCCACTGCATCCTCAATTTCGGAATGCGGAGAAGCGACAAGGATGGTATATTCCTATCCTGGGAGAAACTGGCTGACGGGCGAGTTTTGGATCCCTATGGTCTGTTAAATGAACGTTGGATCCAACGGGAACTGCCCATCCTCCGTTTACACTCGCATGAGAGAACCTGCCACGGGACTTCAGAACCTAGGGTTTTGACCACCCTGAAAATGGAGGCGATAGATTATTTGACATGCGGTATATATCGTCCGTTCGGATACAATTATGGTGTTTTCGAATTCGCAAGTCCCAACCCTCCCGAGAAGCGCACGAATCTCCGCAGCTTCACGGCTCTTCCTGCAGGCTGACTGCCATTTtcgacctttttttttttttttgagaaAAACTAGCCGAGATACTCTCTAGGTTTACAATGTTTGCATTTCATCCGCTGTTTGAAACACCGCGCGTTTAGAAACCAGTGAGCGCAGACGTCCCGAAATTATAATACTCGCTTGTGTTCGCTTTGCCaacaaaacaccagacatgtagAATCGTATCATCATAGTGCCAAGCCGGTACCATCTCCCGTCCAGCGGTACAATCCTAGTagctctcgtcgtcgctgtAGTTGTTCGCCTAGGTCTTCGGGGACGCGTCCTCGGACTAATGCTAGGGCACCCCGCATCACTCTACTGAATTTGCGCTGATTCCCATCAAAAATTAGTCGGTTTCTTTTACCAAGTATTTTGGAGGGTTTTATTTACCTGGTATTCTGTGCTCAGCGTCACGACACACGCTTCGTGTGCCCGTACAATGGTCTCGCAGGCCCTCACTACGTTTGGCGAAGCCTCGGCTTGCAACTTATCCGCTATAAGAAGCAGCAAAAAGGAGCCTTGGAGGAGATAAACGCCGAAAAAGAATGGCATGAATTCTAGTCCTGGGTCGTACTCAAGAATCTGGTTGATCGCCTCTGCTGCGGCTACAGCGTGTGCGGAAGCAGTCACAAAGTCTGGGGATGAAATCCACaggtcgtcatcatccaagAGATTAACGGGATCCCATTTCCCTTCCAGTAGAATATGCAAAACATGCATAACGTGCGTGCCATATGCAAGCACAGTTCTTGTCTGGACCTCTGCTTTAGTCACGCGGCTCGAAGCTGTGGTATGCACCGACTGAGCAGACGGGCTGCTGTTTAATTCGAGAGCCCCCTGCGTTCCGTTGTGGCACTCCAGGATGCTGTTCATATCTCTATGGCCACTGTTGTTTTGGGCCAATGAACTTTGGGTTTCGAATAGGTTGAGACTTCCTTCGTAGCTTCTGAGGTGCCGTCTCACTTCGGATACCTGGTTGCTCCATTCTCGCGAGGCTCTAAACGTGGAACCGAATCGGGGGTGATTTCGTGCATGGTGCAAATCAACAATCTCTCCGAGAATAGTCATCAACGGGAGAAAGTAGCCAAAAATGCTGTATCCCCTGCACCGAAACTGCGGCCCACAAAGAGTTTCTTCGTTCTCAGGGAGGATTCCTAGTATGTTGGAGTCGGCTGGATAGTTCTTAAAGTCTCCAGTCTGCCAGGCTGCATCGTCCAGTGGTTGCCGAAGGCCCTCACATTCTACGTCGAGCAGGAACAAAGGCCGGTTATAACAAAGAGCCAGGTGCCGGTCCACAGTATACACGAGCCACCAAATTCGTCGTCTCTCTTCCCTCTCTTCTTCCGTAATAAAGCCGGGGCTATTTCGGAGAATATCGTGCTCATCCAGCCCATTCGTTTCCATTTTGCTTTGTTCGAAACTGGGTCGCGGTTCGCTCGGTGGTAACTCACGGCCTAGCTTCAACTCTCGCGCCATGGACCAGGCCACGTTCCACCAGCGCAGACTGGCTCCTTTATATTCACTAGCAGACACCACAGTCGCCAGGTGGATATAAGTCACAACGTCGTCCAGGTGGCCGGAAGATCCAAAGGAGCCGGAATTGCCGTTAAGTTCAGTCTCGACGCTCATCGAACCTGGTAACGCCACACCAGGGCCACCCAGAGAAACGGCTGCGCCGGTTTGGCCCGCGTTTGAATCGGCATAAATAGACGAGCTATGGATCAATGGCTTTAATAATCCAACGGTCAAGTCCAACAACTTCTGGCAAATCTTTCCCCGGGCTGAAGGTGCACTGGTAAGTAGAGGAGCCTCGCTTGTTTGGGCGGCAACCCACAGCATACTGGCTAATAACGCTGGTCGACATTTTCGTGGTCTTGTAGGGTGTAAGAAGGCTCGTTTTCGAAAAACCGATCCAAGTATATAAGGTGACATTGGATGTATGCCGGCCGAAGAAGACGATGCAAAATACAGATCGATCAAGTCGCACGCCAGGTATATCGGAATAATGTTGGCTATATGAGGAATTAACGGCTCTAAAACTGGGTACCGCAACCTCGACTGTCTAAAGTCGTGTTGCATCTGTGTTTGAAATTGCTCTGGTGGTGAAGATATTGGCATACCCCATCCTGAGGATGTAGTTGAAGTTAGACCCGTATAGGCCCCAAGCGGACTGTTGCTGAGTCGAAAACCAGAAGAGTTGCCGAAATCCGCCGAAACTTGTCCCAAGATTCCAAATGACAGCTCTGAATACCCGTGCATATTGTTCTGGTGCGGATGGCCGTATGCCTGGCTACCGCCCATAAGGTCATCACTGCTAAGGCTTTGCCGGTCGTAGCTAGTCGAAAGTCCTCCATAGCTGCTGATGCTCATTGAACGGTCATCATGGATAGTTCCCTGATCAATTTGAATCGGTGGTAGCATGTGAGACTGGCCAGAAAGTTCGCCAAATTGCCCTGGGCTGGGTGCTGGTTGTTCATGGCGAAATTCTGCATCGATGCCAATTTCCCCCCGGAGGTGATTGTCATGAACTGTAGCTAGACCGCTGCTTGACATGGAGTTGCTTCTGGTGTTTTCCACAAAGCCATCAGCTTTCTCATCCGTGGTAGGAGAGTTGCTGGATTCCTTTCCGTCAGATGCATCGCCATTATAATTCGAAGCGCCGGCAGCGGCTTGTGCCGCAGCTCTCTCGGCTAAGTCTTTTCTTGACGCTTTGCCgcgcttctttttctctcgcATATATTCGCATCCAAGACCAAATTCTGCGCCCCGAGCACGAGTTAATGATAGAACGAAAATCAACCAAAACACACGGCTACCACTGAAATAGACAAGACCTACCAATACAGTGCGCACAGGGATGTTTTCCATCGCACTTTGTTCGTAGTTGATTACACTGGTCACAAGCTCGACTGATTCTCCTTCGAACGGGTCCTGAGGCTCCTGAAACCTTTCCTGTCGACCCCGATGGTTGCGCTCGGTGGGTGtgatggccttgttggccacTGTGTCCCTTCTCTCTCGAGTTGGAAGGGCCTACATGGTGTTCAAGCTGATTTGCACCGTAGTGTGACCCGTGGCTAAAGGAGCCAAACGGATTGGTATGCCCATGGGGGCTGTGAAGAGTTGAGGCGGATGAGTTGGTATAAGGCGAGTACCGGTGTAGTGGATTAGACAGCATGTCTGGTTCTTCCTTTGTTGTTAGATAATCTAATTCGTCTTGTGAATCCTTTGGATCGTTCTGGCAGAGCAGATGGGAAAGGGGAAACTTTGGGGGAAGATGTGACTATCGATGCCAGCAGGTTTCGTCGTCTGGAGAACGAGCCAAGGGTCACTACTTGCTTTGGGGGTTCCGCGGATTCATGAGTTGGGTGATGGCCTG
The DNA window shown above is from Metarhizium brunneum chromosome 1, complete sequence and carries:
- the xlr1 gene encoding Xylanolytic transcriptional activator; amino-acid sequence: MREKKKRGKASRKDLAERAAAQAAAGASNYNGDASDGKESSNSPTTDEKADGFVENTRSNSMSSSGLATVHDNHLRGEIGIDAEFRHEQPAPSPGQFGELSGQSHMLPPIQIDQGTIHDDRSMSISSYGGLSTSYDRQSLSSDDLMGGSQAYGHPHQNNMHGYSELSFGILGQVSADFGNSSGFRLSNSPLGAYTGLTSTTSSGWGMPISSPPEQFQTQMQHDFRQSRLRYPVLEPLIPHIANIIPIYLACDLIDLYFASSSSAGIHPMSPYILGSVFRKRAFLHPTRPRKCRPALLASMLWVAAQTSEAPLLTSAPSARGKICQKLLDLTVGLLKPLIHSSSIYADSNAGQTGAAVSLGGPGVALPGSMSVETELNGNSGSFGSSGHLDDVVTYIHLATVVSASEYKGASLRWWNVAWSMARELKLGRELPPSEPRPSFEQSKMETNGLDEHDILRNSPGFITEEEREERRRIWWLVYTVDRHLALCYNRPLFLLDVECEGLRQPLDDAAWQTGDFKNYPADSNILGILPENEETLCGPQFRCRGYSIFGYFLPLMTILGEIVDLHHARNHPRFGSTFRASREWSNQVSEVRRHLRSYEGSLNLFETQSSLAQNNSGHRDMNSILECHNGTQGALELNSSPSAQSVHTTASSRVTKAEVQTRTVLAYGTHVMHVLHILLEGKWDPVNLLDDDDLWISSPDFVTASAHAVAAAEAINQILEYDPGLEFMPFFFGVYLLQGSFLLLLIADKLQAEASPNVVRACETIVRAHEACVVTLSTEYQRKFSRVMRGALALVRGRVPEDLGEQLQRRRELLGLYRWTGDGTGLAL